One region of Rhodocaloribacter litoris genomic DNA includes:
- a CDS encoding NHL repeat-containing protein: MYRILALVLLAGPASGWAQPADTTVTAAVELARFEDARALAIDPTGLLYVADAGQGAVLRLDAGGRLLAALGGPGTGEGRFDEPADIDPTNGLILVVADAGNGRLQRFSRDFLLLESIPVGDEGTAGRTASSSFLARDSEVTDRAAGRPVAVVTSEAQELFAVDARRKVVVQWDRNRRFVRLIGDQEPGLLLEPVALAADARSLYVADRARAAVVVYDPFGGFVRMLAEGRARDVRAVTTAGERVVIVLPERLLVYDASGRLERVIDVHLGAPLVDVAFRGETAYLLTPARLFRAGGLLPAR, encoded by the coding sequence ATGTATCGCATCCTTGCGCTCGTCCTGCTGGCGGGGCCCGCCTCCGGATGGGCCCAGCCGGCCGACACGACCGTCACGGCGGCCGTCGAGCTGGCCCGCTTCGAGGACGCGCGGGCCCTGGCGATCGACCCCACCGGGCTGCTCTACGTCGCCGACGCCGGGCAGGGCGCGGTGCTGCGGCTCGACGCCGGCGGGCGCCTGCTGGCGGCACTCGGCGGCCCCGGCACCGGCGAAGGACGCTTCGACGAACCCGCCGACATCGACCCGACGAACGGGCTCATCCTGGTCGTCGCCGACGCCGGCAACGGACGCCTCCAGCGCTTCTCACGCGACTTTCTCCTGCTCGAATCCATTCCCGTGGGCGACGAGGGCACCGCCGGCCGCACCGCCTCGTCCTCGTTCCTGGCCCGCGACAGCGAGGTGACCGACCGGGCCGCCGGGCGGCCCGTCGCCGTCGTCACCTCGGAGGCGCAGGAACTCTTTGCGGTCGATGCACGGCGCAAGGTCGTCGTGCAATGGGACCGCAACCGCCGCTTCGTCCGCCTCATCGGAGATCAGGAGCCGGGGTTGCTCCTCGAACCGGTGGCCCTGGCCGCAGACGCCCGCAGCCTGTATGTGGCCGACCGCGCGCGGGCCGCGGTGGTCGTCTACGATCCGTTCGGCGGCTTCGTGCGGATGCTCGCCGAAGGCCGCGCCCGCGACGTGCGGGCCGTCACAACCGCCGGGGAGCGGGTCGTGATCGTCTTGCCCGAACGCCTGCTCGTCTACGACGCGAGCGGCCGGCTCGAACGGGTGATCGACGTGCACCTCGGGGCGCCCCTCGTCGACGTGGCCTTCCGGGGCGAGACGGCCTACCTGTTGACCCCCGCCCGCCTGTTCCGCGCCGGCGGGCTGTTGCCGGCCCGGTGA
- a CDS encoding MATE family efflux transporter, whose amino-acid sequence MTLQARHYRDEVRQTVTLALPVVLTQLAQISMGFIDTVMVGRLGPAALAGVALGNAVFFMFLIVCMGVTMAVGPMVSQAYGAGTYEPIGRSVRQGLWLGLVLAVPATVLLWHIGPVLLLAGQDAATAERAQRYLRAIAWGFLPFLWFVVLRSFIEGVSRPRPVTVIAFAGVGLNVAANYVLMFGKLGFPALGLVGTGWASTFVYWMMFLLLLGYTVRRHDFRVFRLFERIGRPDGQYFRELFRIGWPIGASMGVEMSLFMMAVMMMGWISPAALAAHQVAIQCAAFTFMVPLGIGMAASVRVGQAAGRGDAGGVRRAGVVAVGLAALFMLGAALVFWTAPRAVVSLYLDLDDPANAEVIRLAVSLLGIAAVFQVFDGVQVSAIGALRGLKDTRVPLLIGMLAYWLIGVTSSYVLGFPAGFGAAGLWWGLVLGLAAAAALLSWRFHRQSRPGRLGAGVPAGAAVEPVPLQLD is encoded by the coding sequence ATGACGTTGCAGGCTCGGCACTACCGGGACGAGGTGCGACAGACCGTGACGCTGGCGTTGCCGGTGGTCCTGACGCAGCTGGCGCAGATCTCGATGGGCTTCATCGACACCGTGATGGTGGGGCGCCTGGGGCCGGCGGCGCTGGCCGGCGTGGCGCTGGGCAATGCCGTCTTCTTCATGTTTCTGATCGTCTGCATGGGCGTGACGATGGCCGTCGGGCCCATGGTGTCCCAGGCCTACGGCGCCGGGACGTACGAGCCCATCGGCCGGAGCGTACGCCAGGGGCTGTGGCTGGGACTCGTCCTGGCCGTACCGGCAACCGTGCTGTTGTGGCACATCGGCCCGGTGCTGCTCCTGGCCGGGCAGGACGCCGCCACGGCCGAACGGGCGCAGCGCTACCTGCGGGCTATCGCCTGGGGGTTTCTGCCGTTTCTCTGGTTTGTGGTGCTCCGGAGCTTCATCGAGGGCGTCTCCCGGCCCCGCCCGGTGACGGTCATCGCCTTCGCCGGGGTGGGGCTGAACGTGGCGGCCAACTACGTGCTCATGTTCGGCAAGCTCGGCTTCCCGGCCCTCGGGCTCGTCGGGACGGGATGGGCCAGCACCTTCGTCTACTGGATGATGTTCCTGCTCCTGCTGGGCTATACCGTGAGGCGGCACGACTTCCGGGTGTTTCGCCTCTTTGAACGGATCGGCCGGCCGGACGGGCAGTACTTTCGGGAGCTCTTTCGCATCGGCTGGCCCATCGGGGCGTCGATGGGCGTCGAGATGAGCCTGTTCATGATGGCGGTGATGATGATGGGCTGGATCTCGCCGGCTGCGCTGGCGGCCCACCAGGTGGCGATCCAGTGTGCCGCCTTCACGTTCATGGTGCCGCTGGGGATCGGCATGGCGGCGTCGGTCCGGGTGGGACAGGCGGCCGGGCGCGGCGATGCCGGCGGGGTGCGCCGGGCCGGCGTCGTGGCCGTCGGCCTGGCCGCGCTTTTCATGCTGGGCGCGGCGCTCGTCTTCTGGACGGCCCCCCGGGCCGTCGTCTCGCTCTACCTGGATCTCGACGACCCGGCCAACGCCGAGGTGATACGCCTGGCCGTCTCCCTGCTGGGTATCGCCGCGGTCTTTCAGGTCTTCGACGGGGTGCAGGTGTCGGCCATCGGGGCCCTGCGCGGGCTGAAGGACACCCGGGTGCCCCTGCTCATCGGCATGCTCGCCTACTGGCTGATCGGCGTGACGAGCAGCTACGTCCTCGGTTTTCCGGCCGGTTTCGGTGCGGCCGGGCTCTGGTGGGGGCTGGTGCTCGGCCTGGCCGCCGCCGCGGCGCTGCTCTCGTGGCGGTTCCACCGGCAGTCCCGCCCCGGTCGCCTCGGTGCCGGGGTGCCCGCCGGAGCCGCCGTCGAGCCCGTTCCCCTTCAGCTTGACTGA
- a CDS encoding glycosyltransferase family 2 protein, which translates to MASSSRIAPRPSVAGAPVDLLDLSVIIVNYNVREFLEQALRSVMRAGAGLRMEVFVVDNNSVDGSVEMVRRAFPEVHLIANDENVGFGRANNQAIRMARGRYLLILNPDTIVQEDTLVTLLRFMEAHPEAGAVGCRILNPDGTFAPESRRAFPTPAVAFYRMTGLSRLFPRSRRFGRYNMTYLPEDQVAEVDALSGSCMLVRHAALYYARQAREAAGRDRMPAPRPENGNPKCEHGAGLFDEDFFMYGEDLDWCFRIQQAGWKIYYTPETQIIHYKGECTKRGELRYVRHFYGAMILFTRKHFQDRYSRLFAAVLQAGIMLRAALTVLADGVRRLAAPLLDFALVFALVTLLGYLRAAQLGTGLAPLFFASVAPGYALGTVAGIALAGGYRWHRRRRLRPVLAGATLGLLLVSAASFFVKEIAFSRMVVLAGYPLVVAVLSARRLLRRDRPGLRRAVLVGRATEANRLQRMLAGHPSPPFELAGYVPPDDAGDDAPAGAPPRLGTLRQLRDLIRLRRLDDVVFAEEGLSHRTIFTLMQQLRDLPVQFRMLAPGREHLIGKASIDDLSTPIVEADQVLRMPRTRAARRAFEIPVALLGLLVHPFLRLAARLAGPDSAPARLAGRTRLLPAVLTGRRALIGYRPENGYRPPRAWGLSPAVFDITETLRTPRPSRRERNHAFWFYVSHQSASLDWDILLRTLRHLCRPHRHP; encoded by the coding sequence ATGGCATCTTCCTCCCGCATAGCCCCCCGCCCCTCCGTCGCCGGTGCACCGGTGGACCTGCTCGACCTCTCCGTCATCATCGTCAACTACAACGTACGGGAGTTCCTCGAACAGGCTCTCCGCTCGGTCATGCGGGCCGGCGCCGGCCTGCGGATGGAGGTCTTCGTGGTGGACAACAACTCGGTGGACGGCTCCGTGGAGATGGTCCGCCGGGCCTTCCCGGAGGTGCACCTGATCGCCAACGACGAGAACGTCGGCTTCGGGCGGGCGAACAACCAGGCCATCCGGATGGCCCGGGGGCGTTATCTGCTCATTCTGAATCCGGACACCATTGTGCAGGAGGACACGCTGGTGACGCTCCTGCGTTTCATGGAAGCCCATCCGGAGGCCGGCGCCGTCGGTTGCCGCATCCTCAACCCCGACGGCACGTTCGCGCCGGAGAGCCGCCGCGCCTTTCCCACCCCGGCCGTGGCGTTCTACCGGATGACCGGCCTGAGCCGGCTCTTCCCGCGCAGCCGCCGCTTCGGGCGCTACAACATGACGTACCTGCCCGAAGATCAGGTGGCCGAGGTGGACGCCCTCAGCGGCTCGTGCATGCTCGTACGCCACGCCGCCCTGTACTACGCCCGGCAAGCCCGGGAAGCCGCCGGAAGGGACCGGATGCCGGCACCCCGCCCGGAGAACGGCAACCCGAAATGCGAGCACGGGGCCGGCCTTTTCGATGAGGACTTCTTCATGTACGGCGAAGACCTCGACTGGTGCTTCCGGATCCAGCAGGCCGGATGGAAGATCTACTACACCCCGGAGACGCAGATCATCCATTACAAGGGAGAGTGCACGAAGCGGGGCGAACTGCGCTACGTGCGGCACTTCTACGGCGCGATGATCCTGTTCACCCGAAAACATTTTCAGGACCGGTATTCGCGCCTGTTTGCGGCCGTGCTGCAGGCCGGCATCATGCTGCGCGCCGCGTTGACGGTGCTGGCCGATGGCGTGCGACGCCTGGCCGCCCCGCTGCTCGACTTTGCCCTGGTGTTCGCCCTGGTGACGCTGCTCGGCTACCTTCGCGCGGCCCAGCTCGGCACCGGCCTGGCCCCCCTGTTCTTCGCGTCGGTGGCGCCCGGCTATGCCCTTGGCACCGTGGCAGGCATAGCCCTGGCCGGCGGCTACCGCTGGCACCGGCGGCGGCGCCTGCGCCCGGTGCTGGCCGGTGCCACGCTGGGGCTGCTCCTGGTGTCGGCCGCCTCCTTCTTCGTCAAAGAGATCGCCTTCTCGCGCATGGTCGTCCTGGCCGGTTACCCGCTGGTGGTGGCCGTGCTGTCGGCCCGGCGGCTGCTGCGGCGGGACCGTCCGGGCCTGCGCCGTGCGGTGCTCGTGGGGCGGGCCACCGAGGCGAACCGGCTTCAGCGCATGCTGGCCGGCCATCCGAGCCCGCCGTTCGAGCTGGCCGGCTACGTGCCGCCCGACGACGCGGGGGACGACGCGCCGGCGGGCGCCCCGCCCCGCCTCGGCACCCTGCGCCAGCTGCGCGACCTGATCCGCCTCCGCCGCCTGGACGACGTCGTCTTCGCCGAGGAGGGGCTCTCCCACCGCACCATCTTCACCCTGATGCAACAGCTGCGCGACCTGCCCGTGCAGTTCCGCATGCTCGCACCGGGCCGGGAGCACCTCATCGGCAAAGCCTCCATCGACGACCTCTCGACGCCGATCGTCGAGGCGGACCAGGTGCTGCGCATGCCCCGTACGCGGGCGGCCCGCCGGGCATTCGAGATTCCCGTCGCGCTGCTCGGGCTGCTCGTGCATCCGTTCCTCCGGCTGGCAGCCCGGCTCGCCGGGCCGGACTCGGCCCCCGCCCGCCTGGCCGGGCGCACCCGGCTACTGCCCGCCGTCCTCACCGGGCGCCGGGCACTCATCGGCTACCGCCCCGAAAACGGCTATCGCCCGCCCCGGGCCTGGGGCCTTTCCCCCGCCGTCTTCGACATCACCGAAACGCTCCGCACCCCCCGGCCGAGTCGCCGGGAACGGAACCACGCCTTCTGGTTTTACGTGAGCCATCAGTCCGCCTCCCTCGACTGGGACATCCTGCTGCGCACCCTCCGCCACCTGTGCCGCCCCCACCGCCACCCCTGA
- a CDS encoding acetyl-CoA carboxylase carboxyltransferase subunit alpha, with protein MPKPSSQYLLEFEKPLYELEEKLNEMRAFNAAEADVDLSAEIAELEARVAELRTSIYRNLTRWQRVQIARHPLRPYTLDYIEALTDGFVELHGDRLFGDDPAIVGGFGTFLGKRFGYRDRTVLVVGHQKGRDTKSRKYRRFGMPNPEGYRKALRLMRLAAKFGKPIVCLLDTPGAFPGIEAEERGQAEAIARNLFEMARLPVPIVVVVIGEGASGGALGIGVGDRILMLENAWYSVISPESCSSILWRSWDYKEEAARALKLTASDLMAVGLIDQIVPEPVGGAHHDPETTFRNTGEAIARALGELEPIPPADLLDARLAKFDAMGRFEEAPPPQIQAEPT; from the coding sequence ATGCCCAAGCCATCCTCCCAGTACCTGCTCGAGTTCGAGAAGCCGCTCTACGAGCTGGAAGAGAAGCTCAACGAGATGCGCGCCTTCAACGCCGCCGAGGCCGACGTGGACCTCTCCGCCGAGATCGCGGAGCTGGAGGCCCGGGTAGCCGAACTCCGCACGTCGATCTACCGCAACCTGACGCGCTGGCAGCGGGTGCAGATCGCCCGGCACCCGTTGCGGCCCTACACGCTCGACTACATCGAAGCCCTCACCGACGGCTTCGTCGAACTGCACGGGGACCGGCTCTTCGGCGACGACCCGGCCATCGTCGGCGGCTTCGGCACCTTCCTCGGCAAGCGCTTCGGCTACCGGGACCGCACCGTCCTCGTCGTCGGCCACCAGAAAGGGCGCGATACGAAGAGCCGCAAGTACCGCCGCTTCGGCATGCCCAACCCCGAAGGGTACCGCAAGGCGCTCCGGCTGATGCGCCTGGCGGCCAAGTTCGGCAAGCCCATCGTGTGCCTGCTGGACACGCCCGGGGCTTTCCCCGGCATCGAAGCCGAAGAGCGCGGGCAGGCCGAAGCCATCGCCCGCAACCTCTTCGAGATGGCCCGCCTGCCCGTCCCCATCGTCGTCGTCGTCATCGGCGAGGGCGCCTCGGGCGGAGCCCTCGGCATCGGCGTCGGGGACCGCATCCTGATGCTCGAGAACGCCTGGTACTCGGTCATCTCGCCCGAGAGCTGCTCCTCGATCCTGTGGCGCTCGTGGGACTACAAAGAGGAAGCCGCCCGCGCCCTCAAACTCACCGCCTCGGACCTCATGGCCGTCGGCCTCATCGACCAGATCGTGCCCGAACCCGTCGGAGGCGCCCATCACGATCCCGAGACCACCTTCCGAAACACCGGCGAAGCCATCGCCCGCGCCCTCGGCGAACTGGAGCCGATCCCTCCGGCCGACCTGCTCGACGCCCGCCTGGCCAAGTTCGACGCCATGGGCCGCTTCGAAGAAGCCCCGCCCCCCCAGATCCAGGCCGAGCCAACCTGA